One segment of Gadus chalcogrammus isolate NIFS_2021 chromosome 8, NIFS_Gcha_1.0, whole genome shotgun sequence DNA contains the following:
- the LOC130386897 gene encoding general transcription factor II-I repeat domain-containing protein 2-like: MPIMMSSCSTMMLDGSVLERFWSIQKEISAFLAQLKSQKAKPFSLFLEDERKMHIVAFLVDITSHLNGLNLKLQGKDSSIGDLMTAVRSFQRKLEVFKEDLQGECANFPTVKEVQGERDQTPFVDFLDKLIVNFSKRFDSFSFGQQLTLFIQNPFLITDMRGFTQEVKQLFRWANAGPLQMQLVDLQADVALKEHFQRTDPANFWLQLVSETAYPGLRKVALHILTMFGSTYSCEAAFSTMNIIKNEYRNKLTDEHLQMCMRMALTPPQPRFKALAGEARAHFSH, translated from the coding sequence ATGCCGATTATGATGAGCTCCTGCTCCACAATGATGTTAGATGGCTCAGTGCTGGAGCGCTTTTGGTCCATTCAAAAAGAGATCTCAGCTTTCTTGGCACAGCTGAAGAGCCAGAAAGCAAAacccttttctctttttttagaAGATGAGAGGAAGATGCACATTGTGGCTTTTTTGGTTGATATCACTTCTCATCTGAATGGACTGAACCTGAAGCTACAGGGCAAGGACAGTTCAATTGGTGACCTCATGACAGCTGTCCGCTCCTTCCAGAGGAAACTTGAGGTGTTCAAAGAAGACCTGCAGGGAGAGTGTGCAAACTTCCCAACAGTGAAGGAGGTCCAGGGTGAGAGAGATCAGACTCCTTTTGTTGACTTTCTTGACAAGCTGATTGTCAACTTCAGCAAGCGTTTTGACAGCTTCAGCTTTGGACAGCAGCTCACCCTGTTCATCCAGAACCCATTCCTGATCACAGATATGAGGGGATTCACACAGGAAGTCAAACAGCTCTTCAGGTGGGCAAACGCTGGGCCTCTACAAATGCAACTGGTAGATCTGCAAGCAGATGTGGCGCTGAAAGAGCATTTCCAAAGAACTGACCCGGCCAATTTCTGGCTCCAACTGGTATCTGAGACAGCCTACCCAGGTCTGAGGAAGGTAGCCCTGCACATCCTGACCATGTTTGGCTCAACATACAGCTGTGAGGCCGCTTTCTCCACAATGaacataataaaaaatgaatatcGTAACAAGCTCACTGATGAGCACCTACAGATGTGCATGAGAATGGCCCTGACACCACCCCAGCCCAGATTTAAAGCCCTGGCAGGAGAAGCTAGAGCTCATTTCTCACACTGA